A genome region from Microplitis demolitor isolate Queensland-Clemson2020A chromosome 1, iyMicDemo2.1a, whole genome shotgun sequence includes the following:
- the LOC103569217 gene encoding serine/arginine repetitive matrix protein 2, producing MSPSRRPSPPTMPLAHLPPSMHLLHCRLPHPGSRLAPSLPPTTSSHLSMSPSAQTKHFTPASTASSSAANTPGNNCITTSPPRSIESSHLASPLNRLQNMQPFDLREFGGLGLAGFPPLGPPPLDQLMQARKSLRPHPQSPHSPPHHSTAQLRPPMPVAPISTTALAFGHPLAVAGSSGALPPNFPVNFSHHAMGKLNTVLTGQASADVFSGGEKSISEVGSETEDDDENSGSALNLSRKDSGRHDKRSRPTVSMQGTPALSRPQGVPGRKSQSPGKRSQWGTTSNLPPNLGTPFINPATGKKRVQCNVCLKTFCDKGALKIHFSAVHLREMHQCTVKGCNTKFSSRRSRNRHSANPNPKLHSPHLRRKISPHDGRSSMAHALVLPQQIGLPVPASGLNHLPFGSFPLLTPPPDLRSPASLCALDFKHLDLSSTQSQVMSYDEAIHQRMITTTAATTIPSTGPFSAFSNTITTSTHNNMRGSSSTASTTGGASPSSQAPSIILEGEEDEDDEEGIVIVGDEMDSMDATMVGRSSRNEDDRESTTQPFNLATKRPKLSIGETGDEDLVSNADSVDDTDSMGATDHHSVSFNNNGPHFQHQQQQQQQQQQQQQSNAAAAAAFNNRGVRKRKSQHPTRCAMPTEIHSSSTDGDSSNDAVFQDQPEDMSMSRLEAEQQSKASLSPSISNATDNESTHVADIKEVKQERTSETDNNPGDQQQDEPRDLSSRASSVRSPKRSHSPEPKREPRSPSPSPAADESESAQSKSRRLSSEPDDPKDEKDLSGTTVESTSCHTTSIAPVQIKEERCEESNAEGSRAATDPDEEDDDDVEDESKDESRLKREGERPDVSSRAPSSVDSYPTANDELSLDSSNALRQLESLSQGRMMMMGPYTTGSGSHQHQQHHHQQQHHQRGSTSRPGRISTSPINISSLTTNITTSSSPPLMMQQDTNSNMDNYSRGSRSSSASPSTAATDTDNSLITYARYENGGFVSTQEVPLDRDNPRRCTACGKVFQNHFGVKTHYQNVHLKLMHRCSVDGCNAAFPSKRSRDRHSANLNLHRKLLSTSSSPPTSSSLPPSLSPRMDEQMSPLLHNDFLARLYADASISSLGGYGLPSAVDLAARIPPPHLLMPPHLSPFPGLSSFASHLAGLNGLTHQHLNQLNQLRLNQEPRSPSKSLSSPATSPIASSDDRSTEEAVRCTIAGCDRVFGSRAVRDAHSRDPQAHRDLPVISTSASGS from the coding sequence ATGTCACCGAGTAGACGACCGTCACCGCCGACTATGCCATTAGCACACTTGCCACCATCGATGCACTTATTACACTGCCGATTGCCGCATCCTGGTTCACGATTAGCACCCTCGCTGCCACCAACAACTTCATCTCATCTCTCCATGTCGCCGTCCGCACAGACAAAACACTTTACGCCAGCATCAACCGCATCTTCATCAGCTGCCAACACTCCGGGCAACAATTGCATCACGACGTCGCCACCTCGCAGTATCGAGTCTTCGCATTTGGCTTCGCCTCTAAACAGACTCCAGAACATGCAGCCCTTCGATTTACGTGAATTTGGTGGCCTCGGATTGGCGGGATTCCCGCCATTGGGTCCACCGCCCCTAGATCAGCTGATGCAGGCCAGAAAATCACTGCGCCCGCACCCACAGAGTCCACACAGTCCGCCGCATCATTCTACTGCTCAACTGAGGCCTCCGATGCCAGTAGCGCCGATCTCCACTACTGCTCTGGCATTTGGTCATCCTCTAGCTGTTGCGGGATCATCTGGAGCTTTGCCTCCAAACTTCCCAGTTAATTTCTCTCATCACGCGATGGGAAAACTCAACACCGTGTTAACGGGACAAGCTAGTGCTGATGTATTCAGCGGCGGCGAAAAGAGCATCAGTGAAGTTGGCTCCGAGACAGAAGACGACGATGAGAACTCCGGCAGCGCATTGAATTTAAGTAGAAAAGATTCTGGAAGACATGACAAGCGATCCAGACCTACAGTATCTATGCAAGGAACTCCGGCTCTCAGCAGACCCCAGGGAGTCCCTGGCAGAAAATCACAATCTCCTGGCAAACGCAGCCAGTGGGGAACTACGTCCAACTTGCCTCCAAACCTGGGTACGCCTTTCATAAATCCTGCAACGGGTAAAAAACGTGTCCAGTGCAACGTATGTTTGAAGACTTTCTGTGACAAAGGAGCACTGAAGATTCACTTCAGTGCTGTCCATCTACGAGAGATGCACCAGTGCACCGTCAAAGGCTGCAATACTAAATTCAGCTCGCGACGATCACGTAACCGTCACAGCGCAAATCCAAATCCTAAACTACACTCGCCTCATTTGCGTCGTAAGATTTCTCCGCACGACGGCCGCTCGTCAATGGCCCACGCTCTGGTGTTGCCTCAACAAATAGGATTGCCCGTGCCGGCCAGTGGACTGAATCATCTTCCCTTTGGTTCATTTCCTCTGCTGACTCCGCCACCAGATCTCCGGTCACCCGCGTCGCTGTGCGCGCTAGACTTCAAACACCTAGATCTGTCGTCAACCCAAAGCCAAGTTATGTCTTACGACGAAGCAATTCATCAGCGGATGATAACCACCACTGCAGCAACGACCATCCCATCGACTGGCCCCTTCTCGGCGTTCTCAAACACCATCACCACCAGCACACACAATAATATGAGAGGGTCATCCAGCACTGCAAGTACTACTGGCGGCGCGTCACCGTCATCACAAGCGCCGTCAATAATACTCGAGGGCGAAGAAGACGAAGACGATGAAGAGGGCATTGTGATTGTTGGAGATGAAATGGACTCAATGGACGCCACAATGGTTGGTCGTTCATCGCGAAACGAGGACGACCGAGAATCGACAACTCAGCCATTTAATCTGGCAACAAAAAGACCGAAACTATCAATCGGCGAAACTGGCGATGAAGATCTCGTTAGTAATGCTGACAGTGTAGATGACACCGACTCAATGGGTGCTACTGATCACCACTCAGTATCTTTCAACAACAACGGCCCTCATTTCCAacatcagcagcagcagcaacagcaacaacaacagcagcagcaatcCAATGCTGCTGCAGCTGCGGCATTCAATAATCGTGGAGTGAGAAAAAGAAAGTCTCAGCATCCAACAAGGTGCGCAATGCCCACAGAAATCCACTCGTCCTCAACTGACGGGGATTCATCAAACGACGCGGTCTTTCAAGACCAACCAGAAGACATGTCAATGTCCCGACTGGAGGCCGAGCAGCAAAGCAAGGCCTCGCTCTCACCAAGCATCTCCAATGCCACTGACAATGAGTCGACTCATGTGGCCGATATCAAGGAGGTGAAACAAGAGAGAACCTCCGAGACTGATAACAATCCAGGTGATCAACAGCAAGACGAGCCGAGGGACTTGAGTTCACGAGCCAGCAGTGTGAGGTCACCAAAAAGATCTCATTCACCTGAACCTAAACGTGAACCACGTTCTCCATCACCGTCGCCTGCAGCAGACGAGTCTGAGTCTGCTCAGTCAAAGTCCAGGCGCTTGAGCAGCGAGCCCGATGATCCAAAAGATGAGAAAGACTTGAGTGGCACCACAGTCGAGTCCACCAGCTGTCACACCACCAGCATCGCTCCCGTCCAGATCAAGGAGGAGCGCTGCGAAGAGTCCAACGCCGAGGGGTCCAGAGCAGCAACCGATCCCGACGAGGAGGACGACGACGATGTTGAGGATGAGTCGAAGGACGAGAGCCGTCTTAAAAGAGAAGGTGAGCGTCCCGATGTATCCTCCCGTGCCCCGAGCTCGGTCGACAGCTACCCGACTGCTAACGACGAACTCTCCCTCGACTCCTCGAATGCTTTGCGTCAACTCGAGTCCTTGTCGCAGGGTCGCATGATGATGATGGGTCCATACACCACCGGTTCTGGGAGCCATCAGCACCAGCAGCACCACCACCAGCAGCAGCATCATCAGCGAGGTTCAACATCGAGGCCTGGCCGCATCTCCACCAGCCCTATCAACATCAGCAGCCTCACTACCAACATCACCACCAGCAGCAGTCCGCCATTGATGATGCAACAGGACACCAACAGCAACATGGACAACTACTCTCGTGGCTCGCGCTCGTCCAGCGCCTCGCCCTCCACAGCGGCTACGGATACGGACAATAGTCTCATCACGTACGCAAGGTACGAAAACGGTGGGTTTGTTAGTACCCAAGAGGTACCATTAGACAGGGACAATCCTCGAAGGTGTACCGCCTGTGGCAAGGTCTTCCAAAACCACTTTGGCGTAAAAACTCATTACCAGAACGTCCATCTGAAGTTGATGCACCGCTGCAGCGTGGACGGCTGCAACGCGGCCTTCCCATCCAAGCGCTCTCGCGACCGACACTCTGCTAACCTGAACCTCCACCGCAAGCTCCTGTCTACGTCATCCAGTCCGCCGACTTCTTCAAGTCTACCGCCGAGTCTGTCACCGCGCATGGACGAGCAGATGAGCCCACTCCTGCACAACGACTTCCTTGCGCGACTGTACGCCGACGCGAGCATCAGTAGTCTCGGCGGCTATGGTCTCCCCTCAGCAGTTGATCTCGCCGCAAGAATCCCACCGCCACACTTGCTGATGCCGCCGCACTTGAGTCCCTTTCCCGGGCTCTCGTCCTTCGCTAGCCACCTCGCGGGTCTCAACGGCCTTACGCACCAGCACCTCAACCAACTCAACCAGCTGCGGCTAAATCAAGAGCCTCGCAGTCCTTCCAAATCGCTGTCATCGCCCGCCACCTCTCCGATCGCCTCCTCGGACGATAGATCCACAGAGGAGGCCGTCAGGTGCACAATAGCCGGATGTGATCGCGTCTTTGGATCCCGCGCAGTACGAGATGCTCACTCCCGAGATCCTCAAGCTCATCGAGACCTCCCAGTTATATCAACGAGTGCCAGTGGCTCGTGA